The following coding sequences lie in one Thermomicrobium sp. 4228-Ro genomic window:
- a CDS encoding heme exporter protein CcmB, with protein MWGQLLAILYRDLLSEWREREVVVGMLVMALLTLLIFNFAFDLTGAQRAASGSGAFWVAVVFATLLGLGRAAALERQDGAWEGLVLAPVERPVIYVAKLSSMLLFVALVEVVALVVMAALFGLPVFRPGVLVVLVLGTVGLCALGTLFSVMTAQAKAREVLLPALLFPLAIPVVIGGVRAMMLELSGLGSEAAPWKSLLAGFAGLFLSLSMLTFGVVTEE; from the coding sequence ATGTGGGGACAGCTCCTGGCCATACTCTACCGCGATCTCCTGTCCGAATGGCGGGAGCGCGAGGTCGTGGTCGGCATGCTCGTCATGGCGTTGCTGACACTCCTGATCTTCAATTTCGCTTTCGACCTTACCGGGGCGCAGCGAGCCGCCAGTGGGTCCGGAGCCTTCTGGGTCGCGGTCGTCTTCGCGACACTGCTGGGGCTCGGGCGGGCGGCAGCGCTGGAGCGTCAGGATGGCGCATGGGAAGGGCTTGTGCTCGCGCCGGTGGAGCGTCCGGTCATCTATGTCGCCAAGTTGTCGAGCATGTTGCTTTTCGTCGCTCTCGTGGAGGTGGTTGCGCTGGTCGTCATGGCTGCATTGTTCGGCTTGCCAGTTTTCCGTCCGGGTGTGCTTGTGGTTCTCGTGCTCGGGACGGTCGGTCTCTGCGCGCTCGGAACGCTGTTCAGCGTCATGACCGCTCAGGCCAAGGCACGAGAGGTACTGCTTCCGGCACTCCTCTTTCCCCTGGCGATCCCAGTAGTGATCGGTGGCGTGCGCGCGATGATGCTGGAACTGAGCGGGCTCGGTAGCGAGGCAGCGCCCTGGAAGAGCCTGCTCGCCGGGTTCGCCGGACTGTTCCTGTCGCTGAGCATGCTGACCTTCGGAGTCGTGACCGAGGAGTGA
- the ccsA gene encoding cytochrome c biogenesis protein CcsA, which produces MSEQPRASLWLTILGTASFALIALSVAMIFLYAPADATQGGVQRLFYLHLPAAWLAYVSFFIIFVSSIAFLLRGTVGWDRLARSAAELGFIFTTLVLLTGSIWGRPIWGTWWTWDARLTTTLILWFIYLGYFLLRAYIADPERGARYAAVLGIVGFVDIPIIHMSVRWWRTLHPQPIVVRSEGPAMPTEMLLTMLVTLVAFCVLYAFLLIVKYRIETVRDELLALRAATMN; this is translated from the coding sequence ATGAGTGAGCAACCCCGCGCCTCGCTATGGCTCACGATACTGGGTACGGCTTCGTTTGCCCTGATTGCGCTTTCGGTCGCAATGATCTTCCTGTATGCACCGGCAGATGCGACCCAGGGTGGCGTGCAACGACTGTTCTACCTCCACCTTCCTGCAGCATGGCTCGCATATGTCTCCTTCTTCATCATTTTCGTCAGTAGTATCGCGTTCCTGCTCCGCGGAACCGTCGGGTGGGACCGCCTGGCACGGTCCGCTGCCGAACTCGGCTTCATCTTCACCACGCTGGTACTCCTGACCGGATCGATCTGGGGCCGACCGATTTGGGGAACGTGGTGGACGTGGGATGCGCGTCTGACGACGACACTGATTCTCTGGTTCATCTACCTGGGCTATTTCTTGCTGCGAGCCTACATCGCTGATCCGGAGCGCGGCGCACGTTACGCTGCAGTTCTCGGTATCGTCGGGTTCGTCGATATCCCGATCATCCATATGTCGGTGCGCTGGTGGCGGACGCTCCACCCGCAACCGATCGTGGTGCGGAGCGAGGGACCAGCGATGCCCACCGAGATGCTGCTGACGATGCTCGTCACACTGGTCGCGTTCTGTGTCCTGTATGCGTTTTTGCTGATCGTGAAGTACCGGATCGAGACAGTGCGTGACGAACTCTTGGCCCTGCGAGCAGCAACCATGAACTAG
- a CDS encoding CcmD family protein, with protein MDALWYLFAGFFVTWLILGLYLFSLRRQIEVLRNELTALRGERAADTQAGETQAVRDSQVP; from the coding sequence ATGGACGCCTTGTGGTATCTCTTCGCCGGCTTCTTCGTGACCTGGCTCATCCTGGGTCTCTACCTCTTCTCGCTGCGGCGTCAGATCGAAGTGCTGCGGAACGAACTCACTGCGTTGCGCGGTGAGCGGGCGGCAGATACTCAGGCCGGAGAAACGCAGGCCGTACGAGATTCCCAGGTCCCCTAA